In the genome of Zobellia nedashkovskayae, the window CTTAAAAGGTAAGATTAAGGTAGAGATTGCGAAATCTGTAGATGCAACAAAAATATCTTTGGACGAAGCTAAAAAGCTCATCGAGCAAAAAACTCCAAAGAAAAAAACTAAGGCAAAAGCGAAGCCCAAGGCTAAGGCGAAGCCAAAAGCAAAAAAGTAAAAGTCCTAAGTACGTGCGTATTGGTTATGAATTAATAGTTTTATAAGATAGAAAATAGAGGCGCATCATATGCGTCTCTATGATTTAAACATAAATAATCTTTAAGAATAAATGGCATTTGATTTTTTAGTTCCAGTAGAAGACAAAGTAATGGCTCACTGTGAACTATTTGCCGCCCAATCTTTGGGTAAGCATACAAGAATACATAACAAAAGAGATGGTCTTCCTGATCTGGAAAATGTTTCCATTGCCCTTTTGGGGGTAAAAGAGTCTAGAAACGCTTTTGAAAAGAAGACGGAAAAGCTAGATGTTTCAGCAATTCGTATTCAGCTTTATAAGCTATTGCTAGGAAACTGGAATTCAAAATTGGCCGATATGGGCGATATTGAGGAGGGGGCAACAGTAGAAGACACTTATTTTGTAGTAAAGAATACACTCTCGGCACTTCTTGAAAAGAAAATAATTCCCATTATAATAGGTGCAACTCAAGATATTACGTATCCTGCCTACCGTTCGTTTGACGGTATTGTAGACTTGGTGAATTTGGTTGCGGTAGACAGTAGGTTTGACTTTGGTATGGATGATGAGCTTATCTCATCACATTCATACATGAGCAAGATTATTACTGATAAGCCCAATAATCTATTCAATTTCTCTAATATAGGGTATCAAAGCTATTTTAATGCGCAAGAAGAAATAGACCTAATGGAGCGCCTCTTTTTTGATGCCTACCGTTTAGGTGAGCTGGGTTCTGATATTTCTTTAGCCGAACCAGTCCTGCGTAATGCACATATGATAAGTATGGATGCTCGAGCAGTTAGAGCTAGTGAAATTGGATTATCTAATGATTTTTCTCCCAACGGATTTACTGGAAGAGAGATATGTGCCATAGCAAGATATTCGGGAATTAGTGATAAAGTGAGTATTTTTGGCATCTATGAAATGGAAAATACCAATCAATCGTGCCAGCTGATGGCCCAGATAATTTGGTATTTCATCGAAGGTTACAATTTTAGAAGAAACGAATCGCCTTTTGAGAGTAGTGAAAACTTTACAAAGTATATTGTACCCACAGATACCGAAGAGCTTACCTTTCACAAGAGTCACCTAACAGATAGGTGGTGGGTAGAGGTGCCTTCTATACTAACGCCGCATACTAAATCAAATTCATCGGCGTTATTACCATGCACTAAAAAGGACTATTTGGAAGCGTGCGACCAAAACATTCCTGAGCGGTGGTTCAAGGCCTATAAAAAAGGTTTTAATTGAGTAAAAAAAAT includes:
- a CDS encoding formimidoylglutamase, with translation MAFDFLVPVEDKVMAHCELFAAQSLGKHTRIHNKRDGLPDLENVSIALLGVKESRNAFEKKTEKLDVSAIRIQLYKLLLGNWNSKLADMGDIEEGATVEDTYFVVKNTLSALLEKKIIPIIIGATQDITYPAYRSFDGIVDLVNLVAVDSRFDFGMDDELISSHSYMSKIITDKPNNLFNFSNIGYQSYFNAQEEIDLMERLFFDAYRLGELGSDISLAEPVLRNAHMISMDARAVRASEIGLSNDFSPNGFTGREICAIARYSGISDKVSIFGIYEMENTNQSCQLMAQIIWYFIEGYNFRRNESPFESSENFTKYIVPTDTEELTFHKSHLTDRWWVEVPSILTPHTKSNSSALLPCTKKDYLEACDQNIPERWFKAYKKGFN